The following proteins are co-located in the Chryseobacterium daecheongense genome:
- a CDS encoding sodium/solute symporter (Members of the Solute:Sodium Symporter (SSS), TC 2.A.21 as described in tcdb.org, catalyze solute:Na+ symport. Known solutes for members of the family include sugars, amino acids, nucleosides, inositols, vitamins, urea or anions, depending on the system.), whose amino-acid sequence MGKLSTLDFVIFLMYFSVVTAYGLWIYKRKKSKTTGSKDYFLAEGSLTWWAIGASLIASNISAEQFIGMSGEGFFIGVAVAVYEWLAAIALIIIAVWFIPIYLKNKIYTMPQFLETRYNKSVSLIMAVFWLFLYVIVNLTSILYLGAVAIDSLLGGGHLHIIMIALLLMALFIGLGGMKVIGYTDVIQVTVLVIGGFATVYMALQVVDQRINGAAIGNALTGLDTLLKEAPGHFKLILNKPQITTTSLSMPENLAVQKYVVLPGLAMYFAGQWIVQLNYWGCNQYITQRALGADLKTARTGILFAGFLKLFMPVIVVLPGIAAYVLYTKGHLSIFNGVKDSAYSAILGLLPSGLKGLAVAALTAAIVASLAGKVNSISTIFTLDIYKKYLNTNTSEMQMVRTGRWAIIVAMLIALVFTWTDILGIGGEGGFTFIQKYTGFISPGVFAMFILGMFWKRTTGTAAIVGVILGFLLSIFFNSFAVGLFGKETWIYTAFTYEKLENGVVKTITEIPFLINMGWSFFITAVVMILLSFFEPKVNPKAFVTNKNMFSVDNRTLFLIVIILLLLTAIYVRFW is encoded by the coding sequence GTGGGAAAACTTTCGACTCTTGATTTTGTTATATTTCTAATGTATTTTTCGGTTGTAACAGCATATGGCTTATGGATATACAAGCGAAAGAAATCAAAAACGACAGGAAGTAAAGATTATTTCCTTGCAGAAGGCTCACTTACGTGGTGGGCAATTGGAGCGAGCCTGATTGCATCTAATATTTCGGCAGAACAATTTATTGGGATGAGTGGAGAAGGCTTCTTCATAGGAGTAGCTGTTGCCGTCTACGAATGGCTGGCTGCAATTGCCCTAATCATTATTGCAGTATGGTTTATTCCGATTTATCTCAAAAATAAGATTTATACGATGCCCCAGTTTTTGGAAACACGATATAATAAGTCTGTTTCCCTTATTATGGCTGTTTTTTGGCTATTTTTGTATGTAATTGTTAATCTTACTTCTATTCTTTATTTAGGAGCTGTAGCTATTGATTCATTGCTTGGTGGAGGCCACCTGCATATCATCATGATTGCACTTTTACTAATGGCTTTGTTTATTGGATTGGGGGGAATGAAAGTCATTGGCTATACGGATGTTATTCAAGTAACAGTTCTTGTTATTGGTGGTTTTGCTACAGTTTACATGGCATTACAGGTCGTGGATCAAAGAATTAACGGTGCTGCTATTGGAAATGCCTTAACGGGTTTAGATACCCTTTTGAAAGAAGCTCCGGGACATTTCAAACTCATTCTAAATAAACCACAAATAACAACAACTTCTTTATCAATGCCGGAAAATTTAGCGGTACAGAAATATGTGGTTTTGCCTGGCTTAGCGATGTATTTTGCTGGACAATGGATTGTACAACTTAATTATTGGGGATGTAACCAATACATTACCCAAAGAGCATTAGGAGCAGATTTGAAAACAGCAAGAACAGGAATTTTATTTGCAGGATTTTTAAAGCTTTTTATGCCTGTAATTGTTGTACTTCCTGGGATTGCAGCTTATGTACTCTATACAAAAGGTCATTTGTCAATTTTTAATGGGGTAAAAGATAGTGCTTATTCTGCAATATTGGGGTTGCTTCCATCTGGGCTTAAAGGTCTTGCGGTTGCTGCTTTAACAGCTGCAATAGTCGCATCACTTGCTGGAAAAGTAAATAGTATATCTACAATTTTCACTTTAGACATTTATAAAAAATATTTAAACACCAACACCTCTGAAATGCAAATGGTAAGAACAGGACGTTGGGCAATTATAGTGGCTATGCTTATTGCTTTGGTATTTACATGGACAGATATTTTGGGAATCGGTGGAGAAGGCGGTTTCACATTTATACAAAAATATACTGGCTTTATTAGTCCGGGTGTATTTGCTATGTTTATTTTAGGAATGTTTTGGAAAAGAACTACCGGAACCGCTGCTATAGTTGGAGTTATTCTTGGTTTTTTATTATCTATTTTCTTTAACAGCTTTGCAGTTGGCCTGTTTGGAAAAGAAACATGGATTTATACAGCATTCACTTATGAAAAATTGGAAAACGGTGTGGTGAAAACCATTACAGAGATTCCTTTCCTTATCAATATGGGCTGGTCATTTTTCATTACTGCAGTTGTAATGATTCTCTTAAGTTTTTTTGAACCAAAAGTAAATCCAAAGGCTTTTGTCACAAACAAAAATATGTTCAGTGTGGACAATAGAACATTATTCCTGATTGTCATTATTTTATTACTTCTAACTGCTATATATGTTCGTTTTTGGTAA
- a CDS encoding DUF5110 domain-containing protein translates to MDAVLNSKIQKILLLSSFLFFFIGKIQAQKIENVSKKGETSVEVLLSDNKKMTIDFYGENIFRLFFDPKGGEVRNPEAIPPAQILVDQPRRKVKEIAVNNLPHTVSISTSKIKIEIEKTTSLFKVFNLSLNKEIFSFVAPIEFNSKEAVLTLSQGKDEYFYGGGVQNGRFSHKGNTIFIVNQNNWTDGGVASPNPYYWSTNGYGFMWHTFKKGYYDFGKQNKNEVKLAHEINYLDVFFMVNDQPKSLLNDFYQLTGNPVLLPKFGFYEGHLNAYNRDYWKEDDKGILFEDGKRYKESQKDNGGVKESLNGEKNNYQFSARAVIDRYKNTDMPLGWILPNDGYSAGYGQTETLDGNIANLKSLGNYARKNGVEIGLWTQSDLHPKDGINALLQRDIIKEVGEAGVRVLKTDVAWVGPGYSFGLNGISDVAQIIPRYGNGSRPFIISLDGWAGSQRYAGIWTGDQTGGEWEYIRFHIPTYIGSGLSGQPNITSDMDGIFGGKNPIVNTRDFQWKTFTPMQLNMDGWGTNEKYPHALGESAASINRNYLKLKSSLLPYSYSIAKEAVEGLPMIRAMFLDEANEYTLGKSTQYQYQYGPYFLIAPVYQATKTDKEGNDIRNNIYLPKGNWIDYFTGQTYEGGIVLNHFDAPIWKLPLFVKPGAIIPMVNANNNIHQINKKLRIYEVYPSGKSSFIEYDDDGVTENYMKKESVSTLIESNVVKNTAIISISSTQGNFNGFEKEKMTEFRINVTKKPSGVKLSIGGKNIKLNIVNTLDEFNNATNVYFYNSKPEFNNFSTKDSEFSKVSISRNPQLWVKSGITDVSKNKVELVIKDYQFINSNQLKKNSGAFAEALKPITSENTNTAYSILPSWNTIPNADYYEILYNNMVYSNIKDTSFLFEGLDPETKYDFKLRAVNKTNTSDWVPFSSQTNKNPYEFVIKGIKATATIPSQEGEGVENLFDQDMSTGWHSDYEKSKVPFEIILDLGSINTISKLEYIPRNSGYNGIWMNGKISYSDNKKDWIELGSFTWDRNNKSKSLDFATHPTTRFMKIVVSNAFKNFGSGNELYVFKVPGSSSLLPGDINNDQKIDMNDFTSYINYTGLRKGDSDFEGYISNGDINKNGFIDAFDISNVATKIDGGVNDEELKPLQGSITASASKQQYAKNDIIEVVVKGSNLQSVNALSFAIPYKQEELEYIGITPLNIGQMENLTYDRLHTNKEKILYPTLVNVGQKLPLEGTTDLFIIKFKAKRNGSFNIKASKGLLVDKTLNSINF, encoded by the coding sequence ATGGATGCCGTTTTAAATTCAAAAATTCAAAAGATTTTACTACTGAGCTCTTTTCTTTTTTTCTTCATTGGAAAAATTCAGGCTCAAAAAATTGAAAATGTTTCTAAGAAAGGAGAAACTTCAGTAGAAGTTTTGCTCTCTGATAACAAAAAAATGACAATAGATTTTTATGGAGAAAATATTTTTCGATTATTTTTCGATCCCAAAGGAGGAGAAGTAAGAAATCCTGAAGCGATACCTCCTGCTCAGATTTTGGTAGATCAGCCCAGAAGAAAAGTAAAAGAAATTGCTGTCAACAATTTACCACACACTGTTTCTATTTCCACCAGTAAAATTAAAATAGAAATTGAAAAAACAACTTCTTTATTTAAAGTATTCAACTTGAGCCTTAATAAAGAGATATTTTCTTTTGTTGCTCCCATTGAATTTAATTCTAAAGAAGCAGTGCTTACTTTATCTCAAGGAAAGGATGAATATTTCTATGGAGGCGGAGTACAAAACGGTCGATTTTCTCATAAAGGAAATACCATCTTTATTGTGAATCAAAATAACTGGACTGATGGTGGTGTTGCATCTCCAAATCCTTATTATTGGTCTACAAATGGGTATGGTTTTATGTGGCATACTTTCAAAAAAGGATATTATGATTTCGGTAAACAAAATAAAAATGAAGTGAAACTGGCTCATGAGATTAATTACCTGGATGTTTTCTTTATGGTAAATGATCAACCTAAATCTTTGTTGAATGATTTTTACCAGCTCACAGGAAACCCTGTACTTTTACCCAAATTTGGTTTTTATGAAGGACATCTTAATGCCTACAATAGAGATTATTGGAAAGAAGATGATAAAGGAATCCTATTTGAAGACGGAAAAAGATATAAAGAGAGCCAAAAAGACAATGGAGGGGTTAAAGAATCTTTAAATGGAGAAAAAAATAACTATCAGTTTTCTGCCAGAGCAGTGATAGACCGTTATAAAAATACAGATATGCCTTTGGGGTGGATATTGCCAAATGATGGTTACAGTGCTGGATACGGGCAGACAGAAACCTTGGATGGCAATATAGCTAACTTAAAATCTCTCGGAAATTATGCCAGAAAAAACGGCGTAGAAATAGGGTTGTGGACCCAATCAGATTTGCACCCTAAAGATGGTATAAATGCTCTTTTACAGAGAGATATTATAAAGGAAGTAGGTGAGGCAGGTGTAAGAGTACTAAAAACGGATGTTGCCTGGGTAGGTCCTGGCTATTCATTCGGACTGAATGGTATTTCAGATGTAGCCCAAATAATACCTCGCTATGGAAACGGAAGTCGTCCTTTCATCATTTCGTTAGACGGCTGGGCTGGTTCACAACGATATGCAGGTATTTGGACAGGAGACCAAACCGGAGGGGAGTGGGAATACATCAGATTCCACATTCCTACCTATATAGGTTCTGGTTTGTCTGGTCAACCTAACATTACTTCGGATATGGATGGTATTTTTGGAGGGAAAAACCCAATCGTTAATACAAGGGATTTCCAATGGAAGACCTTTACTCCTATGCAGTTAAACATGGACGGCTGGGGAACAAACGAAAAGTATCCCCATGCTTTGGGTGAGTCTGCTGCTTCTATTAACAGGAACTATTTAAAATTGAAATCCAGTCTGCTTCCTTATAGTTATAGTATAGCGAAGGAAGCCGTAGAAGGATTGCCAATGATCAGAGCAATGTTTTTAGATGAAGCTAATGAATATACCCTAGGAAAATCTACTCAATACCAGTATCAGTATGGACCTTATTTCTTAATAGCTCCAGTATATCAGGCTACAAAAACGGATAAAGAAGGAAATGATATTAGAAATAATATTTACCTTCCTAAAGGAAATTGGATTGATTACTTTACAGGGCAAACTTATGAAGGAGGGATTGTTTTAAATCATTTCGATGCCCCAATTTGGAAACTCCCTCTATTTGTGAAACCAGGTGCTATTATTCCGATGGTAAATGCCAATAACAACATTCATCAAATCAATAAAAAATTAAGAATTTATGAGGTATATCCTTCAGGCAAATCCAGTTTTATAGAATATGATGACGATGGCGTAACCGAAAATTACATGAAAAAAGAATCTGTAAGCACCCTTATAGAAAGTAATGTTGTAAAAAATACTGCAATAATAAGTATCTCTTCTACTCAAGGTAACTTTAATGGCTTTGAAAAAGAAAAAATGACAGAATTTAGAATCAATGTTACTAAGAAACCATCCGGTGTAAAGCTTTCTATTGGAGGTAAAAATATAAAACTGAATATAGTAAATACTTTAGATGAATTCAATAATGCTACAAACGTATATTTTTACAATAGTAAACCTGAATTCAATAATTTTTCTACAAAAGATTCTGAATTTTCAAAGGTTTCGATTTCTCGAAATCCACAATTGTGGGTAAAATCAGGAATCACAGATGTTAGCAAAAACAAAGTAGAGCTTGTCATTAAAGACTACCAATTTATTAATTCTAATCAACTAAAAAAGAATTCCGGAGCATTTGCAGAAGCTTTGAAACCAATCACTTCAGAAAATACAAACACCGCATATTCTATATTACCATCGTGGAATACAATTCCTAATGCTGATTATTACGAAATACTATATAATAATATGGTATACAGTAATATAAAAGATACCTCTTTCTTATTTGAAGGATTAGATCCTGAAACGAAATATGATTTCAAATTAAGAGCCGTAAATAAAACAAATACTTCTGATTGGGTTCCTTTTTCATCCCAGACCAATAAAAACCCTTATGAATTTGTAATTAAAGGCATAAAAGCCACCGCCACAATTCCAAGTCAGGAAGGAGAAGGAGTAGAGAATCTTTTTGATCAGGATATGAGCACAGGCTGGCACTCGGATTATGAAAAAAGCAAAGTCCCTTTTGAGATAATTTTAGATTTAGGTTCTATTAATACCATAAGCAAATTAGAATATATTCCTAGAAACAGTGGTTACAACGGAATATGGATGAATGGTAAAATTTCGTATAGTGATAATAAAAAAGATTGGATAGAGCTTGGCTCTTTTACATGGGATAGAAATAACAAAAGTAAATCTTTAGATTTCGCCACACATCCAACTACACGATTTATGAAGATTGTAGTAAGCAATGCTTTCAAAAACTTTGGAAGTGGAAACGAATTATATGTATTCAAAGTTCCAGGGTCTTCAAGCTTGCTTCCCGGCGATATCAACAATGATCAGAAAATTGATATGAATGATTTTACTTCATATATTAATTATACAGGTTTGAGAAAAGGAGATTCTGATTTTGAAGGATATATTAGCAACGGAGATATAAATAAAAACGGTTTCATTGATGCATTTGATATTTCTAACGTCGCTACGAAAATAGATGGAGGAGTAAATGATGAAGAATTGAAACCACTGCAAGGTAGCATTACAGCCTCTGCCTCAAAACAACAATATGCTAAGAATGATATCATTGAAGTAGTAGTAAAAGGTAGTAATCTGCAATCTGTAAATGCATTGAGTTTCGCTATTCCATATAAACAGGAAGAATTGGAATATATAGGAATTACCCCATTAAATATCGGACAAATGGAAAACCTGACTTATGACAGACTGCATACCAACAAAGAAAAGATATTATATCCTACGCTGGTCAATGTAGGACAAAAACTTCCTTTAGAAGGTACAACGGATTTATTTATTATTAAATTTAAAGCAAAACGAAACGGATCATTTAATATAAAAGCGAGTAAAGGATTACTTGTTGATAAAACACTGAACTCTATTAACTTTTAA
- a CDS encoding beta-galactosidase produces the protein MKLIKNIILALCLVGASSINAQQKPIKYESFKIENGEFKFNGQAVKLHSGEIHYARIPHDYWRHRLKMVKAMGLNTIATYVFWNYHEIAPGKWDFQTGNRNLPEFLKIAKEEGLMVILRPGPYVCAEWEFGGYPWFLQNDKDMKIREYNTSFLHSTKAYFTELYKVVKPYLIVNGGPIIMVQGENEFGSFVSQREDIKMEDHKKYSSSVFDQLKEVGFKGMEFFTSDGDWLFEGGALSGALPTANGDEDPENIKKEVKKFHNGEGPFMVAEYYPGWLDHWAEPFPRKAAERVKSHIEKFMNNDISFNIYMVHGGTNFGFTSGANYDKDHDIQPSMTSYDYDAPITEAGWETEKYLKLRELLKNSSTPPIPAKIPVIQIQGIKLSQAIDLENLKNNVKPVINDDPLTFEQLNQGYGYVWYSKNFNQPIKGTLKLDGLRDYAIVYVNGEKVGELNRYYKKYECEVNIPFNGKLDILVENMGRINYGAAINKNTKGIISPVFINDRKITGDWEMYGLPFEKAPVIDAKQKSDLKENRPAIYKGNFNVSKVGDTFLDMRPFGKGIVFVNGINLGRYWSVGPQQTLYLPGCYLKKGNNEIVIFEQKNNKINTELNTLTEPILDKLNPEKGLN, from the coding sequence ATGAAGCTTATTAAAAATATAATTTTAGCCTTGTGCTTAGTAGGGGCAAGTTCGATAAATGCACAACAGAAACCTATTAAATATGAATCTTTCAAAATCGAGAATGGAGAATTTAAATTTAACGGACAGGCAGTTAAATTGCATTCAGGTGAGATTCATTACGCTAGAATTCCTCATGATTATTGGAGACATCGCTTAAAAATGGTTAAGGCGATGGGACTAAATACAATAGCTACATATGTATTTTGGAATTATCATGAAATAGCTCCTGGAAAATGGGATTTTCAAACCGGGAACCGAAACTTACCTGAATTCTTAAAAATAGCAAAAGAAGAAGGCTTAATGGTAATTCTTCGCCCGGGACCTTATGTGTGTGCAGAATGGGAATTCGGAGGTTATCCTTGGTTTTTGCAAAATGACAAGGATATGAAAATCAGAGAATACAATACTTCTTTTTTACATTCAACAAAAGCATATTTCACAGAACTTTATAAGGTGGTAAAACCTTATCTGATTGTTAATGGTGGTCCTATTATAATGGTGCAGGGAGAAAATGAATTTGGATCTTTCGTTAGTCAACGGGAAGATATTAAAATGGAGGATCATAAAAAATATAGTTCATCTGTATTTGATCAATTAAAAGAAGTTGGTTTCAAAGGGATGGAGTTTTTTACTTCAGATGGAGACTGGTTATTTGAAGGAGGTGCTTTGTCCGGCGCTTTGCCGACTGCAAATGGAGATGAAGATCCAGAAAATATTAAGAAAGAGGTAAAGAAATTTCATAATGGAGAAGGTCCTTTTATGGTAGCGGAATACTATCCCGGGTGGTTAGATCATTGGGCAGAACCTTTCCCTCGTAAAGCCGCGGAAAGAGTAAAAAGCCATATTGAAAAATTCATGAATAATGATATTTCTTTTAATATTTACATGGTGCATGGAGGAACTAACTTTGGGTTTACCTCTGGAGCTAATTACGATAAAGATCATGACATACAACCGAGTATGACCAGTTATGATTATGATGCTCCCATTACTGAGGCAGGTTGGGAGACTGAAAAGTATTTGAAATTAAGAGAATTATTAAAAAATTCTTCTACGCCTCCTATTCCTGCAAAAATTCCAGTCATTCAGATTCAGGGTATTAAATTGTCTCAGGCAATAGATTTAGAAAATTTAAAAAATAATGTAAAGCCAGTAATTAATGATGATCCTTTGACTTTTGAGCAATTAAATCAGGGGTATGGCTATGTCTGGTACAGCAAAAACTTTAATCAGCCAATTAAAGGAACTTTAAAACTTGATGGATTAAGAGATTATGCGATTGTTTATGTGAATGGAGAAAAAGTTGGAGAGCTTAATCGTTATTATAAAAAATATGAATGTGAAGTTAATATACCCTTCAATGGAAAATTAGATATTTTGGTAGAAAACATGGGAAGAATTAATTATGGAGCTGCTATTAATAAGAATACAAAAGGAATTATTTCTCCTGTATTTATTAATGATCGAAAAATCACCGGAGATTGGGAGATGTATGGGCTTCCTTTTGAAAAGGCTCCGGTAATTGATGCAAAACAAAAATCAGATCTAAAAGAGAATAGACCAGCTATCTACAAAGGAAATTTTAATGTATCAAAAGTGGGAGATACTTTCTTGGATATGCGGCCTTTTGGAAAAGGAATTGTATTTGTTAATGGTATTAATTTAGGAAGGTATTGGTCAGTAGGGCCACAACAGACATTATATTTACCCGGGTGTTATTTAAAAAAGGGTAATAATGAGATTGTTATTTTTGAACAGAAAAATAATAAAATTAATACAGAATTAAATACATTAACCGAACCTATTTTGGACAAGTTAAACCCTGAAAAAGGGCTAAACTGA
- a CDS encoding RagB/SusD family nutrient uptake outer membrane protein — translation MKKIKIILLSASLAIVTSSCNLDRFPEDKVSEETFWKTEKDATMALNGIYKYFSDAAYSNLYNDSFTDNSFAQYPWETTAVDASAGNILPSIDFGYDFTTIRRVNTFLEKIDEIPMDKNLAGRYKAEARFIRAFNYFDLSQRFGALPLVQKSGELDGSTLTPISETQIDNFVISELNAIENDLPTAYPSGQDKGRITKGAVLAFKARIYLYTGKYKEAYEAAQSVINSGTYNLFTTTLVDTSTNYDSFVTFTSATDKDNFYRGLSNYQALFWAKNNGNKESILEAQFVPDSKGVFSNSMALFLLPNEESGWSSVTPTIDLVNAYWNKDGTAFTPPSNATRASNYNHGNPNNAYLDEFKNRDTRLYASIMHPNGPWSYLKGFGTSTLFKWNEGANNTSKIGYNYKKMADYGSLDENLNMSNNFMLIRYAEVLLIYAEARNEFFGPDPSIYDALNQIRGRAGMVGVSNTQTKETLREIIRNERRIELANEGNRFYDIRRWKIAPNVMKTVYDITNTQVAARVWDNRFYRFPYPQKAVDLNPKLKEAQAAKGY, via the coding sequence ATGAAAAAGATAAAAATTATATTACTATCAGCTTCCCTGGCTATAGTGACTAGTTCTTGTAATTTAGATAGGTTTCCGGAAGATAAAGTATCGGAAGAAACATTTTGGAAGACGGAAAAAGACGCAACCATGGCATTAAATGGTATTTACAAATATTTTTCTGATGCCGCTTACAGCAATTTATATAACGATAGTTTTACCGATAATTCATTTGCTCAATATCCCTGGGAAACAACTGCAGTAGATGCTTCTGCGGGAAACATACTTCCTTCTATAGATTTCGGATATGATTTTACTACAATTAGAAGAGTAAATACTTTTTTGGAAAAAATTGATGAGATCCCAATGGACAAAAATTTAGCTGGTAGATATAAAGCAGAAGCCAGATTTATAAGAGCTTTTAATTATTTTGATTTATCACAACGTTTTGGAGCCCTTCCACTCGTACAAAAATCAGGTGAATTGGATGGATCCACTCTAACTCCTATTTCTGAAACTCAAATTGATAATTTTGTAATCAGTGAATTAAATGCTATAGAAAATGATTTACCAACTGCCTACCCTTCCGGCCAAGATAAAGGCAGAATAACAAAAGGAGCAGTATTAGCATTTAAGGCAAGGATATATTTATACACAGGAAAATATAAAGAAGCTTATGAAGCTGCTCAATCAGTAATTAATTCCGGTACTTATAATCTTTTCACTACAACTTTAGTAGACACAAGTACAAATTATGATAGCTTTGTTACCTTTACCTCTGCAACAGATAAAGATAATTTTTATAGAGGATTGAGCAATTATCAAGCATTGTTCTGGGCTAAAAATAATGGCAACAAAGAATCAATTTTAGAAGCTCAATTTGTACCCGACTCTAAAGGAGTATTTAGTAATAGCATGGCCCTTTTCTTATTGCCAAATGAAGAGAGTGGATGGAGTTCTGTAACACCAACAATTGATTTAGTAAATGCCTATTGGAACAAAGATGGAACGGCATTTACACCTCCTTCTAATGCTACAAGAGCTTCAAATTATAATCATGGTAACCCAAATAATGCCTATCTGGATGAATTTAAAAACAGAGATACCCGTTTATATGCAAGTATAATGCATCCAAACGGACCCTGGTCTTACTTAAAAGGTTTTGGGACAAGTACACTGTTCAAATGGAATGAAGGTGCAAACAATACGTCCAAGATAGGCTATAATTATAAAAAAATGGCGGATTATGGATCATTGGACGAGAATTTAAATATGAGCAACAATTTTATGCTTATCCGTTATGCAGAAGTATTACTTATATATGCCGAAGCAAGAAATGAATTTTTTGGTCCAGATCCTTCTATCTATGATGCATTAAATCAGATTAGAGGCAGAGCAGGTATGGTAGGGGTTAGCAACACACAGACAAAAGAAACCTTAAGAGAAATTATCAGAAATGAAAGAAGGATAGAACTGGCAAACGAAGGAAACAGATTCTATGATATCAGAAGATGGAAGATTGCCCCAAATGTAATGAAAACCGTTTACGATATAACCAATACGCAGGTTGCAGCAAGAGTTTGGGATAATAGATTTTACAGATTCCCTTATCCTCAAAAAGCTGTGGATTTAAATCCGAAACTAAAAGAAGCTCAAGCAGCAAAAGGATATTAA
- a CDS encoding GntR family transcriptional regulator — MKLIKITPDSVIPKYQQIINSIEQALAQQLLKKNDKLPSINKVCMEFGISRDTVLYAYETLKKRGIVNAILGKGYYIKSTDWNFEERIFLLFDELNAFKETLYNSFLEELQQRSNIHVFFHYFNIDVFKKLIEENNGNYTKYIIMPGNMNNTAPIIKMLPKKDVYILDQTNLHLREYSSVYQNFAKDMYNGLSKAKALLKAHQRLILIFPGEKEPIGMVEGFTSFCEQHKKKHIIINNFTDEEILDGDVFIIPDDKHLVNVIKQSKKQKLKIKKDFGIISYNETPLKGIVESGITTISTDFWQMGKILAEMILNSKQERIENASDLIIRNSL, encoded by the coding sequence ATGAAACTTATTAAAATAACTCCCGATTCTGTTATCCCTAAATACCAACAGATTATAAATTCCATTGAACAGGCTCTTGCTCAACAACTGCTAAAAAAAAATGACAAGCTACCTTCCATAAATAAAGTATGCATGGAATTTGGCATTTCTAGAGACACTGTCCTATATGCCTACGAAACATTGAAAAAGAGAGGAATAGTAAATGCCATTTTAGGTAAAGGGTACTACATAAAAAGTACTGATTGGAATTTTGAAGAGCGAATTTTTCTATTATTTGATGAGCTTAATGCTTTCAAGGAAACACTATATAATTCATTTTTGGAAGAGTTACAACAAAGATCTAATATCCATGTTTTTTTCCACTACTTCAATATAGATGTCTTCAAGAAATTAATCGAAGAAAATAATGGAAACTACACAAAGTACATAATTATGCCGGGCAATATGAATAATACGGCGCCCATTATTAAGATGCTTCCAAAGAAGGATGTTTATATATTAGATCAAACCAATTTACATTTAAGAGAATATTCATCAGTCTATCAGAATTTCGCAAAAGACATGTATAATGGTCTATCAAAAGCGAAAGCTTTGCTTAAAGCACACCAAAGACTGATTCTTATTTTTCCAGGAGAAAAAGAACCTATAGGTATGGTAGAAGGATTTACCAGTTTTTGTGAGCAGCATAAAAAGAAACATATCATTATCAATAATTTTACCGACGAGGAAATACTGGATGGAGATGTATTCATAATTCCTGATGATAAACACTTGGTAAATGTTATTAAACAATCTAAAAAGCAGAAGCTAAAGATTAAAAAGGATTTCGGAATTATCTCCTACAACGAAACGCCTCTTAAAGGTATTGTAGAAAGTGGTATTACTACAATTTCCACGGATTTTTGGCAAATGGGAAAGATCTTAGCAGAAATGATTCTTAATTCCAAACAAGAAAGGATCGAAAATGCGTCTGATCTAATTATCAGGAATTCCTTATAA